Proteins from one Natrinema salinisoli genomic window:
- a CDS encoding PhzF family phenazine biosynthesis protein, whose protein sequence is METTRILQVDAFTDEPLTGNPAGVVPDADGLSSEQMQAIAAEMAVSETAFLRSSETADRRIRYFTPTQEVDLCGHATIGSFAHLSDEGLEPGMTTLETNVGTLDIEVEEDGTVWMTQDEPTVREVEVGYDRVADALGVDAAALKGASDDIPLAVSSTGLPFLIVPITYLSDVGNAEPDMAAIEALTDAVDATGVYLFTFDALEPESTLHGRMFAPGAGVPEDPVTGTASGAVSAYLDRFGAFDDDMPEELLLEQGHYVDRPGQVRVRLDDAVRVGGRGVTVLEGSIVVPEDDDEEILEA, encoded by the coding sequence ATGGAGACGACTCGGATCCTGCAGGTCGATGCCTTCACCGACGAACCCCTCACCGGAAACCCGGCGGGCGTCGTCCCGGACGCGGACGGGCTCTCGAGCGAGCAGATGCAGGCGATCGCCGCCGAGATGGCCGTCAGCGAGACGGCGTTCCTCCGCTCGAGCGAGACGGCCGACCGTCGAATCCGCTACTTCACTCCCACGCAGGAGGTCGACCTCTGCGGTCACGCGACGATCGGGAGCTTCGCTCACCTTTCCGACGAGGGTCTCGAGCCGGGGATGACGACCCTCGAGACGAACGTCGGGACGCTCGATATCGAGGTCGAGGAAGACGGAACGGTCTGGATGACGCAGGACGAGCCGACCGTTCGCGAGGTCGAGGTCGGCTACGACCGCGTCGCCGACGCGCTCGGCGTCGACGCGGCCGCGCTCAAGGGCGCGAGCGACGATATCCCGCTTGCGGTGTCTTCGACCGGCCTTCCCTTCCTGATCGTCCCGATAACCTACCTCTCGGACGTCGGCAACGCCGAGCCCGATATGGCCGCGATCGAGGCGCTCACCGACGCGGTCGATGCGACTGGCGTGTATCTCTTTACGTTCGACGCCCTCGAGCCCGAATCGACTCTCCACGGTCGAATGTTCGCGCCGGGAGCGGGCGTTCCGGAGGACCCCGTCACCGGCACCGCGAGCGGAGCCGTGAGCGCGTACCTCGACCGCTTCGGCGCGTTCGACGACGACATGCCCGAGGAACTCCTGCTCGAGCAGGGGCACTACGTCGACCGCCCCGGCCAGGTTCGCGTGCGCCTCGACGATGCGGTACGGGTGGGCGGTCGGGGTGTAACCGTCCTCGAGGGCTCGATCGTCGTCCCCGAAGACGACGACGAGGAGATCCTCGAGGCGTGA
- the ppsA gene encoding phosphoenolpyruvate synthase gives MAVLWLDEISSGDLEKVGGKGASLGELTGAGLPVPPGFVVTAGTYRSFIEEAEIDEELFAAVDVDVDDSAALADAADRAQELIIETPFPDELREEILESYREVGDGEAFVAVRSSATAEDLPDASFAGQQETFLNVTEEDLLNRVRECWASLFTQRAIYYRQEQGFDHSAVNIAVVVQQMVDAEKSGVMFTSHPSTGDKTMIIEAAWGLGEAVVSGAVSPDNYVIDREDRSMDVTVAEKKVMHEKDEATGQTVEREVPEDKRTARVVSDDEIDDLMDLGERVEDHYGDPQDVEWAIVGGDVYMLQSRPITTIDEDESDAADPTGSVDTATGLTDGSGGVQSADTDSAGAGSDAGATGTGDVIVDGLGSSPGTVSGPAKIVTKLDDLAKVSEGDIIVTEMTMPDMVPAMKRASGIITDEGGMTSHAAIVSRELGVPAIVGTTNATTVLEDGQVVTLDGDKGAVLEGKTVDPDEETEPVEEVRPQSPVKPMTATEVKVNVSIPEAAERAAATGADGVGLLRTEHMILSLNQTPEKFIEENGTDAYTTELVEGIRGVADAFYPRPVRVRTLDAPTDEFRQLEGGDDEPAEHNPMLGYRGIRRSLDRQDVFAHELEAFRRLYELGYDNVEIMFPLVNDAEDIYRAKECMKQAGIDPEKRKWGAMIETPASALSVEGMAEAGIDFASFGTNDLTQYTLAVDRNNEHVADRFDELHPAVLRLIGDVIETCREHDVDTSICGQAGSKPEMVQFLANEGITSISANIDAVRDVQHEVKRVEQKLLLDSVR, from the coding sequence ATGGCTGTACTCTGGCTGGACGAGATCAGTTCCGGCGACCTCGAGAAGGTCGGCGGTAAAGGTGCCTCCCTGGGCGAACTTACGGGTGCGGGGCTGCCCGTTCCGCCGGGATTCGTCGTGACTGCCGGGACCTATCGATCGTTTATCGAAGAAGCGGAAATCGACGAGGAGCTGTTCGCGGCCGTCGACGTCGACGTCGACGACTCGGCGGCGCTGGCCGATGCCGCGGATCGCGCACAGGAACTCATCATCGAGACGCCGTTCCCCGACGAACTGCGCGAGGAAATCCTCGAGAGTTACCGCGAGGTCGGCGACGGGGAGGCGTTTGTCGCCGTTCGATCCTCGGCGACGGCCGAGGACCTGCCCGACGCCTCGTTCGCGGGCCAACAGGAGACCTTCCTCAACGTCACCGAGGAAGACCTGTTGAACCGCGTCCGGGAGTGTTGGGCGTCGCTGTTCACCCAGCGAGCGATCTACTACCGCCAGGAGCAGGGCTTCGATCACTCGGCGGTGAACATCGCCGTCGTCGTCCAGCAGATGGTCGACGCCGAGAAGTCGGGCGTGATGTTCACGAGCCACCCCTCGACGGGTGACAAGACGATGATCATCGAGGCGGCGTGGGGACTGGGCGAGGCCGTCGTCTCCGGCGCCGTCTCGCCGGACAACTACGTCATCGACCGCGAGGATCGGTCGATGGACGTCACCGTCGCCGAAAAGAAGGTGATGCACGAGAAAGACGAGGCGACCGGCCAGACCGTCGAACGGGAGGTCCCCGAGGACAAGCGCACCGCGCGAGTCGTCTCCGACGACGAGATCGACGATCTGATGGACCTCGGCGAACGCGTCGAGGACCACTACGGCGACCCGCAGGACGTCGAGTGGGCGATCGTCGGCGGTGACGTCTACATGCTCCAGTCCCGCCCGATCACGACGATCGACGAGGACGAAAGCGACGCCGCGGACCCCACCGGCAGCGTCGACACTGCGACGGGCCTGACCGACGGCAGCGGCGGCGTTCAGTCGGCCGACACCGACAGCGCCGGTGCCGGCTCGGACGCAGGTGCGACTGGTACCGGCGACGTCATCGTCGACGGACTCGGCTCGAGTCCGGGGACGGTCAGCGGCCCCGCGAAGATCGTCACCAAACTCGACGACCTGGCGAAGGTCAGCGAGGGCGACATCATCGTCACCGAGATGACGATGCCCGACATGGTGCCCGCGATGAAGCGAGCCTCGGGCATCATCACGGACGAGGGCGGCATGACCAGCCACGCCGCCATCGTCTCCCGGGAACTCGGCGTCCCCGCCATCGTCGGCACGACCAACGCGACGACCGTCCTCGAGGACGGGCAGGTCGTCACGCTCGACGGCGACAAGGGCGCGGTGCTCGAGGGGAAGACGGTCGACCCCGACGAGGAGACCGAGCCGGTCGAGGAAGTCCGGCCGCAGTCGCCGGTCAAACCGATGACCGCGACGGAAGTCAAGGTCAACGTCTCCATTCCGGAGGCCGCCGAGCGCGCGGCCGCGACGGGTGCGGACGGCGTCGGCCTGCTGCGGACGGAACACATGATCCTCTCGCTGAATCAGACGCCCGAGAAGTTCATCGAGGAAAACGGCACGGACGCCTACACCACCGAACTCGTGGAGGGTATCCGCGGCGTCGCCGACGCGTTCTACCCGCGTCCGGTCCGCGTGCGCACGCTCGACGCCCCGACCGACGAGTTCCGGCAGCTCGAGGGCGGCGACGACGAGCCCGCAGAGCACAACCCGATGCTCGGCTACCGGGGCATCCGGCGCTCGCTCGATCGGCAGGACGTCTTCGCCCACGAACTCGAGGCGTTCCGCCGGCTCTACGAGCTGGGGTACGACAACGTCGAGATCATGTTCCCGCTGGTCAACGACGCGGAGGACATCTACCGGGCCAAGGAGTGCATGAAACAGGCGGGAATCGATCCCGAGAAGCGAAAGTGGGGTGCGATGATCGAGACGCCGGCGTCCGCGCTGTCCGTCGAGGGGATGGCCGAAGCGGGCATCGACTTCGCTTCCTTCGGGACCAACGACCTGACCCAGTACACGCTCGCGGTCGACCGGAACAACGAACACGTCGCCGATCGCTTCGACGAACTCCACCCCGCCGTGTTGCGCCTGATCGGCGACGTCATCGAGACCTGCCGAGAACACGACGTCGACACGAGCATCTGCGGGCAGGCCGGCTCGAAACCCGAGATGGTCCAGTTCCTCGCAAACGAGGGAATCACGTCGATCTCCGCGAACATCGACGCCGTTCGCGACGTCCAACACGAGGTCAAACGGGTCGAGCAGAAGCTGTTGCTCGACTCAGTTCGCTAA
- a CDS encoding DUF456 domain-containing protein, whose translation MSDRSDEVTETRDRDAPATDDLLEETERLLSDSDVDAGNRSPESVDGSTDRDGDSDLRDSSVGVDHRPADGPEPVADSDGETETGSSRSWLSPLTSRLSFGRYFSPKAFLALVGVLSASLLAGDTVLPIAGRMIGMFAAAFTVGLLASKRRYLEVGAAGVSVGGVAAVLNHVFIAAAGSGQRVVAVGATVGLLASLVGYYFGRDLRDGLSKDIE comes from the coding sequence ATGAGCGACCGCTCGGACGAGGTGACCGAGACCCGGGACCGAGACGCTCCTGCTACCGACGACCTCCTCGAGGAGACGGAGCGGCTGCTCTCGGACTCGGACGTCGACGCCGGGAACCGATCGCCCGAGTCCGTGGACGGGTCGACGGATCGGGACGGCGATAGCGACCTCCGTGATTCGTCCGTCGGCGTCGATCACCGACCGGCCGACGGTCCCGAACCCGTCGCCGACTCCGACGGCGAGACCGAGACGGGGTCGTCGCGCTCGTGGCTCTCCCCGCTTACGTCGCGACTCTCGTTCGGACGGTACTTTTCGCCGAAGGCGTTCCTCGCACTCGTGGGTGTCCTCAGTGCCAGCCTGCTGGCCGGTGACACCGTGTTGCCGATCGCCGGTCGCATGATCGGCATGTTCGCCGCCGCCTTCACCGTCGGCCTGCTCGCCTCGAAGCGGCGCTACCTCGAGGTCGGCGCAGCCGGGGTCTCGGTCGGCGGCGTTGCAGCAGTGCTCAATCACGTGTTCATCGCCGCCGCCGGCTCCGGCCAGCGGGTCGTCGCGGTGGGCGCGACTGTCGGACTCCTCGCGTCCCTCGTGGGCTACTACTTCGGCCGGGATCTCCGCGACGGACTCTCGAAGGATATCGAGTGA